In a genomic window of Canis lupus familiaris isolate Mischka breed German Shepherd chromosome 28, alternate assembly UU_Cfam_GSD_1.0, whole genome shotgun sequence:
- the PNLIPRP2 gene encoding pancreatic lipase-related protein 2, with amino-acid sequence MLPSWTVGLLLLATVVRGKEICYGHLGCFPDDKPWSGTLQRPFKLFPWNPKDINTRFLLYTNENPNNFQLITATDLDTIEASNFQLDRKTRFIIHGFIDKGEENWLSDMCKKMFKVEKVNCICVDWKRGAKTRYSQAIQNIRVVGAQIAFFIQQLSTELGYRPEDAHLIGHSLGAHAAAEAGRRLGGRVGRITGLDPAQPCFQGTPEEVRLDPSDAMFVDVIHTDCAPIIPFLGFGMSQKVGHLDFYPNGGKQMPGCQKNALSTIIDINGIWEGARDFVACNHLRSYKYYSSSILSPDGFLGYPCASYHEFQEDSCFPCPAEGCPQMGHYADRFQRNTSAVGQTFFLNTGDSGNFTCWRYRVSVTLAGKKKTSGYFRIALYGSNANSKQYEIFKGSLQPHAIHMRNIDVDLNVGKIQKVKFLWNNHVINLFRPKLGASQITVQSGENGTKYNFCSSDMVREDVLQSLYPC; translated from the exons ATGCTGCCTTCCTGGACCGTCGGCCTTCTCCTGCTGGCCACAGTAGTCAGAG GAAAGGAGATCTGTTATGGACATCTTGGCTGCTTTCCCGATGACAAACCATGGAGTGGGACCCTTCAGCGGCCTTTCAAGTTATTTCCCTGGAATCCCAAGGACATCAACACTCGCTTTCTTCTGTACACAAATGAGAATCCCAACAACTTCCAA CTGATCACTGCCACTGATCTAGACACCATTGAGGCTTCAAACTTCCAACTGGACCGCAAGACACGCTTCATCATCCACGGCTTCATAGACAAGGGGGAGGAGAACTGGCTGTCTGACATGTGCAAG aaaatgtttaaagtggAGAAGGTGAATTGCATCTGTGTGGACTGGAAACGTGGGGCAAAGACACGATATTCCCAAGCTATCCAGAACATTCGGGTTGTGGGAGCACAAATAGCTTTCTTCATACAACAGCTGTCG ACCGAGCTGGGCTACCGCCCGGAGGACGCGCACCTGATCGGCCACAGCCTGGGCGCGCACGCGGCGGCAGAGGCGGGCAGGAGGCTGGGCGGCCGCGTGGGCAGGATCACAG GACTGGATCCAGCACAGCCATGCTTCCAAGGCACACCTGAGGAGGTTCGACTGGACCCGTCTGATGCCATGTTTGTGGATGTGATTCACACGGATTGTGCTCCCATAATCCCCTTCCTAG GTTTTGGAATGAGCCAAAAGGTGGGTCATCTGGATTTCTATCCAAATGGAGGAAAGCAAATGCCTGGATGTCAGAAGAATGCCCTTTCAACCATCATTGACATAAATGGCATATGGGAAG GAGCCCGAGACTTTGTGGCTTGCAATCACCTAAGAAGCTACAAGTATTACTCGAGCAGCATCTTGAGCCCCGATGGCTTCCTGGGCTACCCGTGTGCCTCTTACCATGAGTTTCAGGAG GATAGCTGTTTCCCTTGCCCAGCTGAAGGATGTCCCCAAATGGGGCACTATGCTGACCGATTTCAGAGGAATACCAGTGCTGTGGGACAAACCTTTTTCCTGAACACAGGAGACAGCGGTAACTTTACTT GTTGGAGATACAGGGTATCGGTCACACtggctggaaaaaagaaaacgagTGGGTACTTTAGGATTGCCTTGTATGGAAGTAATGCAAACTCAAAACAATATGAAATTTTCAA AGGATCCCTCCAACCACATGCAATTCATATGCGTAACATTGATGTGGACCTCAATGTTGGAAAAATCCAGAAGGTTAAGTTCCTCTGGAACAACCATGTGATAAATCTTTTCCGGCCCAAGCTGGGGGCTTCACAAATCACAGTGCAAAGCGGTGAAAATGGGACCAA GTATAATTTTTGTAGCAGTGACATGGTGCGAGAAGATGTTTTACAGTCTCTTTACCCATGTTAA